Proteins encoded together in one Desulfovibrio sp. UCD-KL4C window:
- the rpmE gene encoding 50S ribosomal protein L31 — protein MKKDIHPKLYKATVRCHCGYESKVFSTLGEEVSTEICSNCHPFYTGKQRFIDAAGRIDRFKKKFGDFSAADKVKGN, from the coding sequence ATGAAAAAAGATATCCATCCTAAACTTTATAAGGCAACAGTTCGCTGTCATTGCGGATATGAGTCCAAAGTTTTTTCTACACTTGGTGAAGAGGTCAGCACTGAAATTTGTTCTAACTGCCATCCTTTTTACACAGGTAAACAGCGTTTCATCGATGCAGCTGGTCGTATTGATCGCTTCAAGAAGAAATTTGGTGATTTCAGCGCTGCCGATAAAGTTAAAGGCAATTAG
- a CDS encoding DUF1385 domain-containing protein, with protein sequence MSAAKTVGGQAVIEGVMMRAKDKLAIAVRRPDGEITVELRPWFSMTPNFMKKPFLRGFPIFIETMVNGVKALNYSATQALDEEDGELTSFHLILTMVIALGAALGLFVVLPHFFSIMMEWFGLSGDVNTLSFYVWDGAFKILMFLGYILSISFVPDIKRVFQYHGAEHKVIWAYESGCELTSSKVKDFSRLHPRCGTAFLLFVLVVSILMFTILVPLLLAIWSPETFIYKHLYIVGIKLLLMAPVSAVAYEMIKASGKHTDSKLCQVMCLPGLGMQLLTTRNPDQDQIEVALAALAKAVEEDGGEN encoded by the coding sequence ATGTCCGCAGCTAAAACCGTCGGTGGTCAGGCTGTTATCGAGGGCGTTATGATGCGAGCTAAGGACAAGCTTGCTATCGCGGTCCGTCGTCCTGACGGTGAAATCACCGTGGAATTACGTCCTTGGTTTTCTATGACCCCTAATTTCATGAAGAAACCTTTTTTACGCGGTTTTCCAATTTTTATTGAGACTATGGTCAACGGTGTAAAAGCTCTGAACTATTCCGCGACTCAGGCTCTTGATGAGGAAGATGGTGAACTTACCAGTTTTCATCTGATACTTACAATGGTTATAGCTCTTGGGGCAGCCTTGGGGCTTTTTGTTGTTCTTCCACATTTTTTTTCTATCATGATGGAATGGTTCGGCCTGTCCGGTGATGTAAATACTCTTAGTTTTTATGTATGGGATGGGGCGTTTAAAATACTTATGTTTCTGGGATATATTTTATCCATATCATTTGTCCCTGATATAAAACGTGTTTTCCAGTATCATGGTGCTGAACATAAAGTTATATGGGCATATGAATCCGGATGCGAACTTACATCAAGTAAAGTTAAAGACTTTAGTAGACTACATCCCCGTTGCGGAACAGCTTTTTTGTTGTTTGTACTGGTTGTAAGTATTTTAATGTTTACTATACTGGTTCCTTTGTTGCTTGCTATTTGGTCTCCTGAAACTTTTATTTATAAGCATTTATATATTGTAGGCATTAAATTGTTGCTTATGGCTCCGGTTAGTGCTGTTGCTTATGAAATGATCAAGGCGTCCGGCAAGCATACAGATAGTAAACTTTGTCAGGTTATGTGTCTTCCAGGGCTCGGTATGCAGCTTTTGACTACGCGTAATCCTGATCAAGATCAGATTGAGGTCGCTTTGGCTGCCCTTGCAAAGGCTGTTGAAGAGGATGGAGGGGAGAATTAA
- a CDS encoding FliA/WhiG family RNA polymerase sigma factor: MEILSSSGKNFSSKNSPWLKLESGVTSWEDFSSSDREAIVRHYSPKIRIIALRMKAKLPKNVELGELISAGSMGLVESLGKFRPDLKIKFETYAESRIKGAMLDDLRRLDWFSRGLRQKVKTIESSIRDLEHETGLTPTSEQIEEATGFSAKVVQQGLEALQNQFCISLDAFNDNIPSNHDNQFENEPYNSAAFEETVDKVANLIDNLTQREKLVLSLYYGEELNMKETSDVMEITEGRVSQLHSQALAKLRKMFQEKYSTEP, from the coding sequence ATGGAAATATTAAGTTCTTCTGGAAAAAACTTCTCTTCCAAGAACAGTCCGTGGCTTAAATTAGAGTCCGGAGTTACTAGTTGGGAAGATTTTTCGTCATCTGATCGAGAGGCGATAGTACGGCATTATTCTCCGAAAATCCGTATCATTGCACTCAGAATGAAAGCCAAGCTGCCCAAAAACGTGGAACTTGGTGAACTTATTAGTGCCGGAAGTATGGGACTTGTAGAATCACTTGGAAAGTTCCGTCCTGACCTTAAAATCAAATTTGAAACTTATGCTGAAAGCCGTATAAAAGGAGCCATGCTTGATGACCTTAGGCGACTAGACTGGTTCTCACGCGGATTACGGCAGAAAGTTAAAACTATTGAAAGCAGCATTAGAGACCTTGAACACGAAACAGGTTTAACACCTACAAGTGAACAAATTGAAGAGGCTACAGGATTTTCTGCAAAAGTAGTTCAGCAGGGTTTAGAAGCTTTGCAAAATCAGTTCTGCATAAGCCTTGATGCTTTTAATGACAATATTCCTAGCAATCATGATAATCAATTTGAAAATGAACCATACAATTCCGCTGCTTTTGAAGAAACAGTGGACAAGGTTGCAAATCTAATTGATAATTTGACGCAAAGAGAAAAATTGGTATTATCTTTATATTACGGAGAAGAGCTGAATATGAAAGAAACTTCCGACGTAATGGAAATTACAGAAGGGAGAGTTTCTCAACTTCACTCTCAAGCCCTTGCAAAATTAAGAAAAATGTTCCAGGAAAAATATAGTACGGAACCTTAA
- a CDS encoding methyl-accepting chemotaxis protein translates to MFRSMSSRISYMVAIVVIISTVITLFFIDNTLERDMFEAQGKTARNTIRMGLLYLQEGKQSIDVYRKEAYQERKQAIKDAMSIFYAQIDAYYSLYKSGVMTEKQAKEAAYQLARTTRYFNNDYFFIYTDKLTLLAHPDRTLEGQDLSKSKDKKGYVFGPDMMAKGTTEIGGFTDIWWSRLGSAVPVPKILYVKHFSKWNWILGTGNYVDDIENSIEVQEAGLIKDLQKGFSQIRLAETGRLFIFDNDKNVLVPPAGASSNFGDTINIDTGKSLIHDLKMIAKQGQWNLNYKIKKNDGNEIDKQAFVRYYAPLGWYIASTVPISEIHAPVNSLIIKQAAISLIILIVTICFIYYVVRKTCLPIQSVSKVAYYISKGDLKKAKKIFITESDPALLKRVFEGHGANNSSRKLDEIDYLVKSFHTMLTTLNSLVSQVQNSGDMVTGSSLKLSSAIGQLEIAVENQATATQELGSTSREISATSQELAHTMNEATEVALSTAELADQGVLDLDVMGQNMEKMRDASGGIFSKLSIINSKAANISSVVTSISKISEQINLLSLNAAIEAEKAGEFGQGFSVVAREIRKLADKTAMSTLDIEKIVAEMLSAVSSGVMEMDKFRQQVETGVSNVEVLGQGITGVVDQVRSLTPQFESVNEGMQNQSEGAEQISKAILQLSETSIQTKDALQEFVNITEQLSLSVESLEEEVAVFRVEKES, encoded by the coding sequence ATGTTCCGCTCCATGAGCTCTAGAATTTCATATATGGTTGCCATTGTAGTTATTATTTCTACTGTGATAACGCTATTTTTTATTGATAATACTCTTGAACGGGACATGTTTGAGGCGCAGGGTAAAACCGCAAGAAATACGATTCGTATGGGGTTGTTATATCTGCAGGAGGGAAAGCAGTCCATTGATGTGTACCGGAAGGAAGCTTATCAGGAGCGTAAACAGGCTATTAAGGATGCAATGAGTATTTTTTATGCCCAAATTGACGCTTATTACTCTCTCTACAAGTCTGGGGTGATGACAGAGAAGCAGGCTAAAGAAGCTGCTTATCAGCTAGCAAGAACTACCAGATATTTTAACAATGACTACTTTTTTATTTATACTGATAAGCTTACTTTATTGGCTCATCCTGATAGAACTTTGGAAGGACAAGATTTATCAAAGTCAAAGGATAAAAAAGGATATGTCTTCGGTCCGGACATGATGGCAAAAGGAACTACAGAAATCGGTGGGTTTACTGACATATGGTGGTCCAGATTAGGCTCCGCTGTTCCTGTTCCTAAAATTTTATATGTAAAACATTTTTCAAAATGGAATTGGATACTTGGTACTGGAAATTATGTTGATGATATTGAGAACTCTATTGAAGTTCAGGAAGCTGGATTAATAAAAGATTTGCAGAAAGGTTTTTCTCAAATTCGTTTAGCTGAGACAGGGCGCTTATTTATTTTTGACAATGATAAAAATGTATTGGTTCCCCCCGCTGGGGCAAGCTCTAATTTTGGAGATACAATTAATATTGATACTGGAAAAAGTTTAATTCATGATTTGAAAATGATTGCGAAACAAGGGCAATGGAATTTAAATTATAAAATTAAAAAAAATGATGGAAATGAAATCGATAAGCAGGCATTTGTTAGATACTATGCTCCTCTTGGTTGGTATATTGCTTCAACAGTCCCTATCAGTGAAATTCATGCTCCTGTAAATAGTTTGATTATAAAGCAGGCTGCTATAAGTCTGATTATTCTTATAGTTACAATTTGTTTTATTTATTACGTTGTCCGCAAAACATGTTTGCCAATACAAAGTGTATCAAAGGTGGCATATTATATTTCTAAAGGTGATCTTAAAAAAGCCAAGAAAATTTTTATTACCGAATCTGATCCTGCCTTGTTAAAGCGGGTTTTTGAGGGGCATGGTGCCAATAATAGCAGCCGAAAATTGGATGAAATTGATTATTTAGTTAAGTCATTTCATACAATGCTTACCACCCTAAATTCATTAGTGAGTCAGGTTCAAAACTCTGGTGACATGGTGACCGGATCTTCTCTCAAACTAAGTTCTGCAATTGGGCAGCTTGAAATCGCTGTTGAGAATCAGGCCACAGCGACTCAGGAGCTTGGTAGTACTTCTCGCGAGATATCCGCAACATCCCAAGAACTCGCCCATACGATGAATGAAGCAACTGAAGTTGCCCTTTCAACAGCAGAGTTGGCTGATCAAGGAGTTTTGGATCTGGATGTTATGGGACAAAATATGGAAAAGATGCGAGATGCTTCTGGGGGGATTTTTTCTAAGCTTTCCATAATTAATTCTAAAGCTGCAAATATAAGTTCTGTCGTTACTTCAATTTCTAAAATCTCAGAGCAAATTAATTTACTTTCACTTAACGCGGCAATTGAAGCTGAAAAAGCCGGCGAATTCGGTCAGGGATTTTCTGTTGTAGCACGCGAAATTAGAAAACTTGCTGATAAAACAGCAATGTCCACTTTGGATATTGAAAAAATTGTAGCGGAAATGCTTTCTGCTGTTTCATCAGGTGTTATGGAAATGGATAAGTTCCGCCAGCAGGTTGAAACAGGTGTAAGCAACGTAGAAGTGCTTGGCCAGGGCATTACCGGAGTTGTCGATCAGGTCCGTTCGCTGACTCCGCAGTTTGAATCTGTTAATGAAGGGATGCAGAATCAAAGTGAAGGTGCGGAGCAAATAAGTAAAGCGATACTACAGCTTAGTGAAACATCTATTCAAACAAAAGATGCACTTCAAGAATTTGTAAATATTACTGAACAACTGTCATTATCTGTTGAGTCTTTAGAAGAAGAAGTTGCTGTTTTCCGTGTAGAGAAAGAATCGTAA
- the lpxC gene encoding UDP-3-O-acyl-N-acetylglucosamine deacetylase gives MLQTTIQKTVSCKGVGLHSGKQVEIVLRPAAEDTGILFSLHTGAGNSFITPNPDLVVATGLATTIGNGKDSVSTVEHLLATVRGMGIDNIHVEVRGNELPIMDGSAGPFVYLLRQAEVRKLSKPRKVLAVTKSLNFEQDGKFIRAYPYDGFSIDYTIEFDHPQIGRQSLSLEITPDVFADHLAKARTFGFLKEVEYLHANGLALGGSLDNAVVLDDYSILNEDGLRFADEFVRHKILDFIGDMAVMEIPLQGRFEIFASGHALNNSFLRYLYANAEDYLEERVLEPLYDNVAQKEHAPAFPEVVSVPV, from the coding sequence ATGCTACAGACAACAATCCAGAAAACAGTAAGTTGTAAAGGGGTCGGACTTCACAGCGGCAAGCAGGTGGAGATCGTTTTGAGACCTGCTGCTGAAGATACTGGTATTCTTTTTTCACTTCATACTGGAGCAGGTAATTCATTTATAACTCCAAATCCAGATCTGGTTGTAGCAACCGGACTTGCTACGACTATTGGGAATGGCAAAGATTCTGTTTCAACAGTTGAACATCTTCTCGCCACCGTACGTGGAATGGGAATTGATAATATTCATGTAGAAGTCAGGGGTAATGAGTTACCCATCATGGACGGTAGTGCCGGACCTTTTGTTTATCTTCTCCGTCAGGCTGAAGTTAGAAAACTTTCAAAGCCGCGCAAAGTTCTCGCAGTTACTAAGTCTTTAAATTTTGAGCAGGATGGAAAGTTTATTAGAGCTTACCCTTATGATGGTTTTTCAATTGATTACACAATTGAATTTGATCATCCTCAGATTGGAAGACAATCTTTATCTCTTGAAATTACTCCAGATGTATTTGCAGATCATTTGGCTAAAGCCAGAACATTCGGTTTTTTGAAAGAAGTTGAATATTTACACGCTAACGGACTTGCTCTTGGCGGTTCTCTTGATAATGCCGTTGTTCTAGATGATTACAGCATTTTAAATGAAGACGGGCTTCGTTTTGCAGATGAGTTTGTAAGACACAAAATTTTAGATTTTATCGGTGATATGGCTGTAATGGAAATCCCATTGCAGGGTAGATTCGAAATATTCGCTTCCGGTCATGCTCTGAATAATTCATTTCTCAGATATCTTTATGCAAATGCTGAAGATTATCTCGAAGAACGTGTACTTGAACCTCTTTACGACAATGTTGCACAGAAAGAGCATGCTCCTGCATTTCCAGAAGTTGTTTCAGTACCTGTATAG
- a CDS encoding YcaO-like family protein — protein sequence MIKLKSCPKVYTTDQDKAVSPEETVSHVKKLLEQKCEGVLGCTRKIDTGRLGIPVFISECGPAAREIMPTRKQMGKGASVPQAEASALMELVERFSFFSFWSEPENFTLATYSEAEEIWPGKVITIEKILQSVEEKMEPAKARVILDLVRWHFHPALNVLTGETEYVPLDWFKILNEFNGSSAGNTPEESVLQGSSELVERHVCAVIDRERCDVNCIESSSCTDPVLANLCKCFDDNGIKYIINDFSLGMPLPTVAVTAWDPSTFPGMSEIVFTAGTSSCPSKAAIRAFTEVAQLAGDFETGRVYEASGLPKFTELEQTDWLANGDHVTLDSLPTVEHDDIYDELMTLATGLNDQGYTLYTVDITHPDLGVSANYNFVPGFRFRERTPHASLGLFVGRILSEKVAIDLAGEGLDVISDIYEDDYFIPFFEGMLALRSGDTSRAADMFTLAIEEQPGNEEKALSAFYTAYAMSLEERWNEVTPFLDRAIELDNEAKEYFNLRGVAKFKTGDYSLAAEDFKSALAIDNGSASDLANLGLCYKFMGETEEAVEYLRTALELEPGLEYARVHLEQLLAGK from the coding sequence TGTTTCGCCAGAAGAAACTGTTTCACACGTTAAAAAATTATTGGAACAGAAATGCGAAGGTGTGCTCGGTTGTACCCGCAAAATCGATACCGGACGACTTGGGATTCCGGTTTTCATCAGTGAATGCGGACCAGCCGCGCGTGAGATAATGCCGACCCGTAAGCAGATGGGGAAGGGTGCTTCGGTTCCACAGGCAGAAGCCTCTGCATTAATGGAACTGGTAGAAAGGTTCAGTTTTTTCAGTTTTTGGAGTGAACCTGAAAATTTTACTCTTGCAACATATAGTGAAGCTGAAGAAATTTGGCCCGGTAAAGTTATTACGATTGAAAAGATTCTTCAGTCTGTTGAAGAAAAAATGGAACCTGCCAAAGCCAGAGTTATTCTGGATTTGGTTCGCTGGCATTTTCATCCGGCTCTCAACGTGCTTACCGGTGAAACAGAATATGTTCCGTTGGACTGGTTTAAAATATTAAATGAATTTAATGGCTCGTCCGCCGGAAATACTCCTGAGGAATCTGTTCTTCAAGGTAGTAGTGAGCTCGTAGAAAGGCATGTTTGCGCTGTTATTGATCGTGAGAGATGTGATGTTAACTGTATTGAATCATCATCGTGTACGGACCCTGTTCTGGCAAATTTGTGTAAGTGTTTTGATGATAATGGAATCAAATACATTATAAATGATTTTTCATTAGGGATGCCTTTGCCAACTGTCGCAGTAACCGCTTGGGACCCTTCAACTTTCCCGGGAATGAGTGAAATTGTGTTTACTGCCGGAACTTCTTCATGTCCATCAAAAGCAGCAATTAGAGCATTCACTGAAGTCGCTCAGCTTGCCGGAGATTTTGAAACAGGTCGTGTTTATGAAGCTTCAGGGCTTCCTAAATTTACTGAGCTCGAGCAGACTGACTGGCTTGCCAACGGAGACCACGTTACGCTTGATAGTCTTCCTACCGTAGAACATGACGACATATACGATGAACTTATGACGCTTGCTACGGGGCTTAATGATCAAGGTTACACTCTTTACACTGTTGATATCACTCACCCTGATTTAGGTGTCTCTGCTAATTATAATTTTGTACCCGGTTTTCGTTTCAGAGAACGCACTCCGCATGCAAGTCTAGGACTTTTTGTCGGACGTATTTTATCAGAAAAAGTTGCTATAGATCTAGCAGGTGAAGGCTTAGACGTTATTTCAGATATTTATGAAGATGATTATTTTATTCCGTTTTTTGAAGGTATGCTTGCTCTCCGCAGTGGAGATACTTCAAGAGCTGCAGACATGTTTACGCTGGCAATAGAAGAGCAACCTGGTAACGAAGAAAAGGCATTGTCAGCTTTTTATACAGCCTACGCTATGTCCTTGGAAGAAAGATGGAATGAAGTGACTCCGTTCCTTGATCGTGCTATTGAGCTTGATAATGAAGCTAAGGAATATTTTAATTTGCGCGGAGTTGCCAAATTTAAAACTGGTGATTACTCTCTTGCAGCTGAAGATTTTAAATCAGCTTTAGCAATAGATAACGGTTCAGCTTCCGATTTAGCCAATTTGGGACTATGCTATAAGTTTATGGGTGAGACTGAAGAGGCCGTAGAATATTTAAGAACTGCGCTTGAGCTTGAACCGGGGCTCGAGTATGCAAGAGTCCACCTTGAACAACTGCTTGCTGGTAAATAA
- a CDS encoding flagellar basal body-associated FliL family protein, whose translation MIFLALDDIDDSEEEVQTPEPTSKATQKVDLDLDDAPFLEDEDEEDLVPEEEPQELEALEEVKTKSTGSKKFIYIGIGAIILLLSLILVKLFLFSDSPPAEPPAPVEEKAVEIPKQAEAPPPPPEEPGVTLLRMDPFWVEQKDEKGHIRFLVARLAMTTTDERIVAEYRRKTLILRDAVYYYLKNKDLQFLSDKNNAEKLKKDLLMVINQYIVAGQFETILFEKYLVR comes from the coding sequence ATGATTTTCCTCGCTCTAGATGACATTGATGACTCCGAGGAGGAAGTGCAGACACCGGAACCAACAAGTAAGGCAACCCAAAAAGTTGACCTAGACCTTGATGATGCTCCTTTTCTAGAGGATGAAGACGAAGAAGACCTTGTCCCCGAAGAAGAACCCCAAGAACTTGAAGCTCTGGAAGAAGTTAAAACTAAAAGTACAGGTTCCAAGAAATTTATTTATATTGGAATCGGCGCAATTATTCTGCTTCTATCCCTAATTCTTGTTAAACTTTTTTTATTTAGTGACAGTCCACCTGCTGAGCCTCCTGCTCCGGTAGAAGAAAAAGCTGTTGAAATTCCTAAACAAGCTGAAGCTCCTCCGCCTCCTCCTGAAGAACCAGGCGTAACATTACTTAGAATGGATCCTTTTTGGGTAGAGCAGAAAGACGAAAAGGGACATATCCGTTTCCTAGTAGCAAGACTTGCGATGACAACCACCGACGAGAGAATCGTCGCGGAGTATAGACGTAAAACTTTGATTTTACGTGACGCGGTGTATTACTATCTAAAAAATAAAGATTTACAATTCTTATCCGATAAGAATAATGCGGAGAAATTAAAAAAAGACCTGCTCATGGTTATAAACCAATATATTGTTGCAGGTCAGTTTGAAACGATTCTATTTGAAAAATATCTTGTGAGGTAG
- the prfA gene encoding peptide chain release factor 1, which yields MFAKLEDIERSYMDLEQELSDPEVYNNQERFRKVTRAHSDMGEVVRVFREYKQLSADLEENKEMAQDSDPEIREMAEMEISEIKERIPELENELKLLLLPKDPMDEKNIILEIRAGTGGEEAALFCADVFRMYTRYAEQNGWKVEILSSNPTGTGGFKEMIASISGPKIYSKMKYESGTHRVQRVPATESQGRIHTSAITVAIMPEAEEVDVHVRTEDVRVDVFRASGPGGQSVNTTDSAIRLTHIPSGLVVICQDEKSQHKNKAKAMKVLCSRLLQQEQDKQHAELAEVRRAQVGSGDRSERIRTYNFPQGRVTDHRINLTLYKLDSVIEGDMSELIDSLINHYQSEALKNQASD from the coding sequence ATGTTTGCTAAGCTTGAAGATATCGAGCGTTCTTATATGGATTTGGAGCAGGAACTTAGTGATCCTGAAGTTTACAACAATCAGGAACGTTTCAGAAAAGTGACACGTGCTCACTCTGATATGGGAGAGGTTGTCCGGGTTTTTAGAGAGTATAAGCAGCTTTCTGCAGACCTAGAAGAAAATAAAGAAATGGCTCAAGATTCTGATCCTGAAATTCGTGAGATGGCCGAAATGGAAATCTCTGAAATTAAAGAAAGAATACCAGAACTTGAAAATGAGCTTAAATTACTGCTTCTGCCTAAAGACCCAATGGATGAAAAGAATATTATTCTTGAAATCAGAGCGGGTACAGGCGGTGAAGAAGCTGCTCTTTTCTGCGCTGATGTTTTCAGAATGTATACTCGCTATGCAGAGCAGAATGGCTGGAAAGTTGAAATATTAAGTTCCAACCCTACCGGAACTGGCGGGTTTAAGGAAATGATTGCTTCAATTAGCGGGCCTAAAATTTACAGCAAAATGAAGTATGAATCAGGAACTCATCGTGTTCAACGTGTTCCGGCTACTGAATCTCAGGGACGTATTCATACATCTGCTATTACTGTTGCGATTATGCCTGAAGCCGAAGAAGTTGATGTGCATGTTCGCACTGAAGATGTTCGTGTTGATGTTTTCCGTGCATCAGGTCCCGGCGGGCAGAGTGTTAACACAACTGACTCTGCTATCCGACTGACACATATTCCTTCAGGTCTTGTAGTTATTTGTCAGGATGAAAAATCCCAGCACAAGAATAAAGCTAAGGCTATGAAAGTTTTGTGCTCAAGGCTTCTTCAGCAGGAGCAGGATAAGCAGCATGCTGAATTGGCAGAAGTTCGTCGTGCTCAGGTTGGTTCAGGTGATCGCTCTGAGCGAATTCGTACTTACAATTTCCCACAAGGCCGCGTGACTGACCACAGGATTAACCTTACCCTCTATAAATTGGATTCAGTTATAGAAGGGGATATGTCTGAGTTGATTGATTCACTTATTAATCATTATCAGTCAGAAGCTTTAAAGAATCAGGCTTCCGATTAA
- a CDS encoding TusE/DsrC/DsvC family sulfur relay protein, with protein MAQVEFEGKSFEVDEDGFLLKFEEWAPEWVDYCKEGEGIKELNEEHQKVLDFLQDYYKKNGIAPMVRILSKVTGYKLKHIYELFPSGPGKGACKMAGLPKPTGCV; from the coding sequence ATGGCACAAGTAGAATTTGAAGGTAAAAGTTTTGAAGTAGATGAAGACGGTTTTCTTTTAAAGTTCGAAGAATGGGCTCCTGAGTGGGTTGACTACTGTAAAGAAGGCGAAGGCATCAAAGAGCTTAACGAAGAACACCAGAAAGTTCTTGATTTCTTGCAGGACTACTACAAGAAAAACGGAATCGCTCCTATGGTTCGTATCCTTTCTAAAGTTACTGGTTACAAACTTAAACACATCTATGAATTGTTCCCTTCCGGTCCTGGTAAAGGAGCATGTAAGATGGCTGGTCTGCCTAAACCTACTGGTTGCGTATAG
- a CDS encoding chemotaxis response regulator CheY → MSIDYSMKVLVVDDFATMRRIIKNILRQIGFTNIVEADDGTTAWELLNKDDSIQFIVSDWNMPQMTGIEFLRKVRASEEFADLPFLMVTAEAQQENIIEAVQAKVSNYIVKPFTPDTLGQKINKIFEKL, encoded by the coding sequence ATGTCCATTGATTACTCTATGAAAGTTCTTGTTGTTGATGACTTCGCAACCATGCGCCGCATTATCAAAAACATCCTTCGTCAAATCGGTTTTACGAACATAGTAGAAGCTGATGACGGAACAACTGCGTGGGAACTTCTGAATAAAGATGACAGCATTCAGTTCATCGTTTCAGACTGGAACATGCCCCAAATGACTGGAATTGAATTCTTACGTAAAGTCAGAGCCAGCGAAGAATTCGCTGACCTCCCCTTCTTGATGGTTACAGCTGAAGCGCAGCAGGAAAATATCATTGAAGCAGTTCAGGCAAAAGTCTCTAACTATATAGTAAAACCTTTTACTCCTGACACTCTTGGTCAGAAAATTAATAAAATTTTTGAAAAATTATAA
- the prmC gene encoding peptide chain release factor N(5)-glutamine methyltransferase, with protein MKKNTLKEVLSAATLKLSEAEIDSPALSAQLLAEKIFKLDRLKMIMEMNNPVESELIHPFNGLVDRRAQGEPVAYILGQKEFYGLEFKVGSGVLIPRPETEEIVEHVLKKFKREDPFLFADFGTGSGILAVTIAKFFPKARGIAMDLSSDALVIARDNAKNHSVDDRVLFVQADFTEPVFKNSIFDLILANPPYLSVAELTDISQEVAAFEPVSALVGGEQGDELIKGCAGHIAAALKSPGYMYMEIGYLQGRAGYEIFDAYDAFSGQVRVLTDISNHDRIIFAKKS; from the coding sequence ATGAAAAAAAATACACTCAAAGAAGTTCTTTCTGCAGCAACTCTCAAACTGTCAGAAGCAGAAATAGATTCTCCGGCCCTTTCTGCGCAGCTTCTTGCTGAAAAGATTTTTAAGTTAGATCGTTTGAAAATGATTATGGAAATGAATAACCCTGTTGAGTCCGAATTGATTCACCCTTTCAATGGCTTAGTTGATAGAAGGGCGCAGGGGGAACCTGTTGCATACATTCTCGGACAAAAAGAATTTTATGGACTTGAATTTAAAGTCGGCTCAGGCGTTCTTATACCGCGCCCTGAAACAGAAGAAATTGTTGAGCATGTTTTGAAAAAGTTTAAACGCGAAGATCCTTTTTTATTTGCTGATTTTGGTACTGGTTCAGGGATACTCGCTGTAACAATAGCAAAGTTTTTTCCTAAGGCTAGAGGTATTGCCATGGATTTAAGTTCAGATGCTCTTGTTATTGCCAGAGATAATGCCAAAAATCATTCAGTGGATGATCGCGTTTTATTTGTTCAGGCAGATTTTACGGAGCCAGTTTTTAAAAATTCTATTTTTGATCTAATTCTTGCCAATCCTCCATATTTAAGCGTTGCAGAACTTACGGATATAAGTCAAGAGGTTGCTGCGTTTGAACCCGTTTCAGCCCTAGTTGGAGGGGAGCAGGGAGATGAACTTATCAAAGGTTGCGCTGGACATATTGCTGCCGCATTAAAGTCGCCCGGATACATGTATATGGAGATAGGTTATCTACAAGGGCGTGCAGGATATGAGATCTTTGATGCGTATGATGCTTTTTCAGGGCAGGTGCGTGTGTTAACTGATATCTCAAATCATGACCGTATCATTTTTGCCAAAAAGAGTTGA